Proteins from one Argopecten irradians isolate NY chromosome 15, Ai_NY, whole genome shotgun sequence genomic window:
- the LOC138309510 gene encoding uncharacterized protein, with product MTLEVALNLDGIFLPVIGGVVGIFLLVYIIGACVCLGGKQKETSLSTGKYTSGREPSKGTDNSVTVDVDSGLVPVENGQAGGSLRISNSSQRSPGHSPHHANQRQLPAPPQGNGSVNRTLQMEDEDPEDDYDHLMNKSQTNKRGSNYDHVILGEDGSVKIKERKPSVPDTDYAEVNIENIYTPVKDQGARKSQNFNGKPRVNITSNEDEYAMVSDEREPMLPATVKAKEDPYAKVKEKKDSFAKAKDSDDPYNKVKEKDDPYNKVKDDDPYNKVKEKDDPYNKVKDTDDPYNKVKETDDPYNKVKDSDDPYNKVKEKDDPYNTVKDDDPYNKVKEKDDPYNRVKDDDPYNRVKEEGESGGSFGDFDPYNKVKDTDPYNKVKDTDPYNRVDDDDPYNRIKGDDPPYNKIKGDEADDPYNKVDEDDFVDITEDPKYPYSTVDPARKAKQVTKITVTCNSGEGPSGATDRVSSGATGRVSQETFKVEEGGDEYAVVVKNRSDSSSTATVVSESKATADATVEIQPATLPPEPPRNYRREETTPAPNGGATPTSSVNQLETQTSSATDVNQTAPAEGETVQVAGPPRREPGYIKLTSRESMASINARRALNTYETVAETENMYATVEGGSGDGVIRAGTTNAVSTRASLPNDFYAEIGGSGEGVTPPPPSNPVPNRNSLPNDFYAEIGASGDQQARVPAPPSLDSLHLMTKTHHEGRQGSRSSTEESEFRHSIPEQLSPGAYVSSPPLRAKARTSYADPQASSSNVRGSSGVVTLDPNYQTVRDCVNDLDLDGDIDPNYESVEEAKAKVFVLEQKQENGQMADNKKKRNHVYEEVKPSSEVRGNQTRALRSHMYEDIDEVQEQKRELNRKSQEVSKSKK from the exons ATGACCTTGGAGGTGGCCTTGAACCTTGATGGGATATTTTTACCCGTGATTGGAGGCGTTGTTGGTATTTTCCTGCTCGTCTATATCATCGGGGCCTGTGTATGTTTAGGAGG aaaacaaaaggaaacttCACTGAGTACCGGCAAATATACATCTGGACGGGAGCCCTCCAAG GGGACAGACAATAGTGTGACCGTTGATGTGGACAGTGGTCTCGTCCCCGTGGAGAATGGTCAAGCCGGCGGCAGTCTGAG AATCAGTAACAGTAGTCAGAGAAGCCCCGGACATTCTCCTCACCATGCAAACCAACGACAGTTACCCGCCCCGCCCCAGGGCAACGGCTCTGTCAACCGAACTTTACAAATGGAGGACGAAGATCCAGAGGACGATTACGACCATTTAATGAATAAATCCCAGACCAACAAACGCGGGTCCAACTATGATCACGTTATTCTCGGAGAAGATGGTTCTGTGAAAATAAAGGAGAGAAAGCCAAGTGTCCCCGATACAGATTACGCTGAGGTGAATATAGAGAATATCTACACACCGGTCAAAGATCAGGGAGCCAGGAAATCACAAAACTTTAATGGTAAGCCTCGCGTTAATATTACCTCTAACGAGGATGAATATGCGATGGTCAGTGACGAGCGGGAACCGATGCTCCCGGCCACTGTCAAGGCCAAAGAGGATCCATATGCTAAAGTCAAAGAGAAAAAGGACTCATTTGCAAAGGCCAAGGACTCTGATGACCCCTATAATAAGGTCAAAGAGAAAGATGACCCTTACAATAAAGTGAAGGATGATGACCCTTATAACAAGGTCAAGGAAAAGGATGACCCCTATAACAAGGTCAAGGACACTGATGACCCTTATAACAAGGTCAAAGAAACAGATGACCCTTACAATAAGGTCAAGGACTCTGATGACCCCTATAATAAGGTCAAAGAGAAAGATGATCCATATAATACAGTGAAAGATGATGACCCATATAATAAGGTCAAGGAAAAAGATGACCCTTACAATCGGGTCAAGGACGATGACCCATATAATAGGGTCAAAGAGGAAGGGGAATCAGGTGGTTCTTTTGGTGATTTTGACCCCTACAACAAGGTCAAGGACACTGACCCTTACAACAAGGTCAAGGACACTGATCCCTACAACAGGGTGGACGATGATGATCCTTATAATAGAATAAAGGGAGACGATCCaccatataataaaataaaaggcGATGAAGCCGATGACCCGTATAATAAGGTTGACGAGGATGATTTTGTAGACATTACTGAAGATCCTAAATATCCGTATTCTACTGTAGATCCCGCACGGAAAGCCAAACAGGTGACTAAAATAACCGTGACTTGTAACAGTGGGGAAGGTCCCTCAGGGGCCACAGACAGGGTATCATCGGGGGCAACAGGCAGGGTATCTCAGGAAACATTCAAAGTGGAGGAAGGGGGAGATGAATATGCTGTTGTTGTGAAAAATAGGTCAGATTCCTCGTCTACGGCAACTGTTGTGAGTGAATCCAAAGCTACTGCTGATGCTACTGTAGAAATCCAGCCTGCAACCCTGCCTCCCGAACCTCCAAGGAATTACAGGAGGGAAGAGACAACACCAGCGCCAAATGGTGGTGCCACACCCACAAGTTCTGTGAACCAATTGGAAACACAAACATCGTCTGCCACAGATGTCAATCAAACAGCACCTGCTGAAGGGGAGACTGTGCAGGTCGCAG GTCCCCCACGCAGAGAACCAGGGTACATTAAACTGACGTCTAGAGAGTCGATGGCCAGTATAAACGCCCGCCGTGCTCTCAACACGTACGAAACAGTGGCAGAAACAGAGAACATGTATGCAACG GTGGAAGGTGGATCAGGTGATGGAGTGATTCGTGCTGGAACCACAAACGCTGTGTCCACGCGGGCCAGTCTCCCGAACGACTTCTATGCAGAAATCGGAGGGTCAGGGGAGGGGGTTACACCGCCACCGCCCTCAAATCCTGTACCAAATCGTAACAGCCTACCTAACGACTTTTATGCAGAAATTGGAGCTTCTG GAGATCAGCAAGCGCGTGTCCCTGCCCCGCCTTCACTAGATAGCCTTCACCTCATGACAAAGACACATCATGAAGGTAGACAGGGTTCAAGGTCATCCACGGAGGAAAGTGAATTTCGCCACAGCATACCAGAGCAGTTATCGCCGGGTGCCTATGTTAGCTCGCCACCTCTCCGAGCTAAGGCTAGGACAAGTTACGCTGATCCTCAAGCTTCCAGTTCAAATGTTAGGGGTTCAAGTGGTGTGGTAACTCTTGACCCAAATTATCAGACTGTCAGAGATTGtgtcaatgaccttgaccttgatggTGACATTGACCCCAACTATGAAAGTGTAGAGGAAGCAAAAGCCAAAGTTTTTGTGTTAGAACAAAAACAGGAAAACGGACAAATGGCAGATAATAAGAAAAAGCGGAACCATGTTTACGAGGAAGTGAAACCATCGTCAGAAGTGAGAGGAAATCAGACTCGCGCATTACGTTCTCACATGTATGAGGACATTGATGAAGTTCAGGAACAAAAACGAGAACTGAATAGAAAATCACAAGAAGTTTCAAAGTCAaaaaaatag